DNA sequence from the Williamwhitmania taraxaci genome:
TGTATGGATTGGAGCCATTGTAGGTAGCATACCTATCGAAAAGTTGAACAATCCGACTATCGGCAAACGATTTTACATTTACCTGATGCATTGTGGTAAACGCCCGTAACCGTCGGGGATTCCGGGCAAGCAGTTTAGCCTCGGGGCTACTAAATACTTTATAGGTAGGAAACGGTGAGAAGATAAAGAGATTTGCAGTAAGCTCATACAGCAACTTTGATTCCTTTAGGTAATTGAGAATATTATGGGCAGGCTCACCAAAAGTCGCGCTGCACTCATCTGCAAACGCAACTGGGTCAGCATTGGCATTAAGCACACTTCCATCGGGATAAAAGTAGCGAGTAACAACATCCAACCGATTATACCGGATATAAGATGAGGCTTCCTTCCCTGCAGCAGTAAAAAGATCGTCGAGCAACTGTGGCAATGTAAACAGCGATGGTCCTGTATCGAATCGATAACCATTCCCGTTGAGTTGATTCAACTTTCCACCGGCCACTTCGCTCTGCTCATACACGTGAACATCAAAACCTTTAATGGCCATGCGAATTGCCGAAGCCATGCCGGCAACTCCGCTTCCTACAACTCCTATTTTTAATTTTCCCATTGCGCAGTATTGTTCTTTTCGTTAAATTTATGAAATTATTTTGAAATTATTACGGTTAACAAATTCTTATTGTTTATGTTTTCTCATGGTAATATAAACATTTTACGGTTTTTGATGTTAACCAATAAATAAAAGCAACCAAACAAAAGACAATAATAAAAACAGATGGCATGCAAAAGAAAGCCCTAATAGTTGGAACCGGTCTTGGAGGATTAACCACTGCACTTAGATTGTCGCGAAATGGTTATAAAGTGGAGATGGTTGAGAAATACAAGCAAGCCGGTGGAAGGCTGAACCAGCTGGTAAAAGATGGCTTCACCTTCGATTTGGCTCCCTCCTTCTTCAGCATGAGCTACGAATTTAAGGAGTTTGTGGACTACTGCGGCATCGAAATGCCGTTTAAATTCATTGAGTTGGATCCACTCTATTCGGTGAACTTTGCAGGAAGCGAAAGGAACTACTTAATATATAAAGACATTGCCAAATTGGCCAACGAATTTAAGGGAATTGAGCCAGACTTTGAGGCAAAGATGACCAAGTTCCTTAAGAAAGCGGGACGACTTTTTCATGATACCGAGGGAAAAGTTATTCGCAAGAATTTCAACTCACTACCACAGTTTCTAGCAACTTTGGCTACGGTGCCCATGCGGCACGCCCCTATGATGCTTCGGAGTATGTGGAGCGAGCTAAACCGTCATTTCAGCTCCTATGAGGTAAAGGTTATTTTTTCGTTGGTGGCCTTCTTTTTAGGTGCCACTCCATTCGATACTCCTGCAATATATAGCCTTCTTACCTACACCGAACTGGTGCACGATGGCTACCACAACGTGGAGGGCGGAATGTATCAAATAGTTGTGGGCATGCTGAAGGAGTTGGAGAAAGCCAACATCAACATTACCTACCACACCGAAATTGTTGGATTTGAGGATAAGGAAGGAGAGTTAGCGGCCCTTATCGACCAAAACGGAAAGCGGTGGGAAGCCGACATCTTTGTGATTAATAGCGATGCTGCCTATTTCCGAGGAAAGGTGTTTAACCGTAAACAGTTCTCCAACGAAAAGCTCGATAAGCAAAAATGGACGCTTGCGCCATTCACCATGTATCTGGGAGTTAAAGGTAAAATTGATAAGATGGCACACCATAACTACTACCTCCGAAACAACTTTGAGGAGTATGCTGGAAAGGTGTTTAAAAACTCCATTAGCCTTCAGCAACCTTACTATTACGTGAATGCTAGCAGCAAAAGTAACCCCACCACAGCACCCGAGGGCCATGAAAACCTCTTTGTGCTTTGCCCCGTTCCCGACCTTCGCTACAAACCGGACTGGAACGACCGCGAACAGCTGGCCGACGACATTATGACAGACCTTTCGGAGCGCGTTGGATTCGACATAAAGGGAAACCTAGTTACTAAAACCATTATTGACCCCATCGATTGGCAAAACATGTTTAACCTATACAAGGGAAGCGGCCTTGGGCTGGCTCATGACCTTAACCAAATTGGAGCTTTCCGACCAAAAAATACCGATGAGGTTTTCGAAAATGTATTCTATGTAGGCTCGAGCACGGTGCCAGGTACCGGACTTCCTATGGCTGTTATATCCTCAAAATTAGCAACCGAACAAATTGTAAAACGCTATGGAACTATACGATAAAACATGCATAAGCGTAAGTAAGCTTACCACTCGTGCATACAGCACCTCCTTTTCGCTCGGCGTTCGACTCCTAAACTCAAAGTATAGGGATGCCATTTATGGAGTTTATGGCTTTGTCCGCTTTGCCGACGAAATTGTGGATTCGTTTCAAGGCTACAACCAAGAAGAACTCTTCTTCAGGTTTA
Encoded proteins:
- a CDS encoding phytoene desaturase family protein: MQKKALIVGTGLGGLTTALRLSRNGYKVEMVEKYKQAGGRLNQLVKDGFTFDLAPSFFSMSYEFKEFVDYCGIEMPFKFIELDPLYSVNFAGSERNYLIYKDIAKLANEFKGIEPDFEAKMTKFLKKAGRLFHDTEGKVIRKNFNSLPQFLATLATVPMRHAPMMLRSMWSELNRHFSSYEVKVIFSLVAFFLGATPFDTPAIYSLLTYTELVHDGYHNVEGGMYQIVVGMLKELEKANINITYHTEIVGFEDKEGELAALIDQNGKRWEADIFVINSDAAYFRGKVFNRKQFSNEKLDKQKWTLAPFTMYLGVKGKIDKMAHHNYYLRNNFEEYAGKVFKNSISLQQPYYYVNASSKSNPTTAPEGHENLFVLCPVPDLRYKPDWNDREQLADDIMTDLSERVGFDIKGNLVTKTIIDPIDWQNMFNLYKGSGLGLAHDLNQIGAFRPKNTDEVFENVFYVGSSTVPGTGLPMAVISSKLATEQIVKRYGTIR